In Flammeovirgaceae bacterium 311, one DNA window encodes the following:
- a CDS encoding phenylacetate-CoA oxygenase, paaj subunit (COG2151 Predicted metal-sulfur cluster biosynthetic enzyme) — protein MLTETTVREWLEAVKDPEIPVLSLNDLGVITGITVINERHVRVRMTPTFVGCPALDFMKQEVEQVLQEKGIEQAEVEVSFETPWSSDRITERGREALKKFGLAPPPQQALIEDLDILENVECPNCGSTETQLKTPFGPTLCRAIHYCTRCKETFEQFKPL, from the coding sequence GTGTTAACAGAAACTACCGTACGTGAATGGCTTGAGGCCGTGAAGGACCCGGAAATACCGGTGCTCTCGCTTAATGACCTGGGCGTTATTACGGGTATTACCGTAATCAATGAACGACACGTGCGGGTGCGCATGACGCCCACCTTTGTTGGATGCCCAGCGCTTGATTTCATGAAACAGGAGGTAGAGCAGGTACTGCAGGAAAAAGGGATCGAACAGGCAGAGGTGGAAGTAAGCTTTGAAACTCCCTGGAGCTCCGACCGGATCACAGAACGAGGCAGGGAAGCATTGAAAAAGTTTGGCCTGGCCCCTCCTCCCCAACAGGCACTCATTGAAGACCTGGATATTCTGGAAAATGTGGAATGCCCAAACTGCGGCAGTACAGAAACACAACTTAAAACACCCTTTGGACCTACATTGTGCAGGGCTATCCACTACTGCACCCGGTGCAAAGAAACCTTTGAACAGTTCAAACCGCTGTAA
- a CDS encoding phenylacetate-CoA oxygenase, paai subunit (COG3396 Uncharacterized conserved protein): MNNTMNNALKELLYKIADDQLILGHRNSEWTGVGPLLEEDIAFSSMAQDKVGQSYQLYQMLHQLGEQEPDTVAFMRNADQFHNCQFVELPVGEYDFSLIRHFLFDHAEFIRFGMLGESSHEPLAQLSRKIRGELKYHVMHANTLIKQLGSATDESIGRLQQSLEYALPYALGIFEASPYEEELIEQGIFAGEAALQQRWTEQIKKALEPTALQLPDLQRLQPVTGGRRGQHTEYLQPLLDEMAEVFRIDPTAEW; the protein is encoded by the coding sequence ATGAACAATACTATGAACAATGCCTTAAAGGAACTACTATATAAAATAGCCGATGATCAGCTGATCCTGGGCCACCGGAATTCTGAATGGACGGGCGTGGGTCCGCTGCTGGAAGAAGACATTGCTTTTTCCTCCATGGCGCAGGATAAGGTTGGGCAGAGCTACCAGCTGTACCAGATGCTCCATCAGCTGGGCGAACAGGAACCCGATACAGTGGCCTTTATGCGCAATGCAGACCAGTTTCACAACTGCCAGTTTGTTGAATTGCCCGTAGGTGAGTACGATTTCAGCCTGATCCGCCATTTCCTGTTCGACCATGCAGAGTTTATACGTTTTGGCATGCTGGGAGAAAGCAGCCATGAACCCCTGGCCCAGCTGTCACGAAAGATTAGGGGAGAGCTAAAATATCATGTAATGCATGCCAACACCCTCATTAAACAGCTGGGTTCGGCAACAGATGAGAGCATTGGCCGGCTGCAGCAAAGCCTGGAGTACGCCCTGCCTTACGCTTTGGGCATTTTCGAAGCATCGCCCTACGAGGAAGAGCTGATTGAGCAGGGAATATTTGCCGGAGAAGCTGCACTGCAGCAGCGCTGGACAGAACAGATTAAGAAAGCACTGGAGCCTACCGCCCTTCAGCTACCAGACCTGCAAAGACTGCAGCCAGTTACGGGTGGCCGCAGGGGCCAGCACACAGAATATCTGCAACCCCTGCTGGATGAAATGGCAGAGGTCTTCAGAATTGATCCTACTGCGGAGTGGTAG
- a CDS encoding phenylacetic acid degradation b (COG3460 Uncharacterized enzyme of phenylacetate metabolism), with the protein MTNEMIKSLDPRISRLQMPADINEQPLQKEALDQLVTFQVFMQKKEGKSFEHTGIVHAPTSELALLYAKEQYSRRFTCSGMAVAETTNVLASPVTDGGLSVYELLEGPAPETDAPAETYEVFHLMKRGKQHEHAGSVEASSVEEAFLKAKDTLAPAKPVLSIWLVRRDDLLTVDEDDKDIWHTLPEKGYRDAVAYKTGDKLKDFKERA; encoded by the coding sequence ATGACTAATGAAATGATTAAATCGCTCGATCCGCGCATCAGCCGCCTGCAAATGCCTGCAGATATAAACGAGCAGCCCCTTCAAAAAGAGGCGCTCGACCAGCTGGTTACCTTCCAGGTGTTTATGCAGAAGAAAGAAGGCAAGAGCTTTGAACATACCGGTATTGTACATGCTCCTACAAGCGAGCTGGCCCTGCTGTATGCCAAGGAGCAATACAGCCGCCGCTTTACCTGCAGTGGCATGGCCGTGGCCGAAACTACAAATGTTTTAGCCAGTCCTGTAACGGATGGGGGCCTCAGTGTATATGAGCTGCTGGAGGGACCTGCACCTGAAACCGATGCGCCAGCTGAAACCTATGAAGTGTTTCACCTGATGAAAAGAGGCAAGCAGCACGAGCATGCCGGCAGCGTGGAAGCAAGCTCTGTAGAGGAAGCCTTTCTGAAGGCTAAGGATACATTGGCTCCCGCTAAACCCGTGCTAAGCATCTGGCTCGTGCGCCGCGATGATCTGCTCACTGTAGATGAAGATGATAAAGACATTTGGCATACCCTGCCTGAAAAAGGGTACCGTGATGCTGTTGCCTACAAAACCGGTGATAAGCTAAAAGATTTTAAAGAACGTGCCTAA
- the paaA gene encoding phenylacetate-CoA oxygenase subunit PaaA (COG3396 Uncharacterized conserved protein) — protein MYGGGNTFEKLQGTDLQQEDPQQLEAFEARIQRGEKIEPSDWMPELYRKQLIRMIEQHGHSEIIGALPEGTWITRAPGFKRKLSLMAKVQDEVGHAQLLYAAAETLGKPREQMIDDLINGKSKYSNIFNYPAFTWADACTISWLVDAGAIVNQLANSRGSYAPYCRALERICAEESFHLKYGHHAVTYLATGSAKQREMMQAALNRWWGPLMHFFGPPDKMSVHTETLMRWKVKMASNDDMRQQFLDMYVPKIYELGLTIPDPNLKKNEESGKWDYTEPDWDEFKRVINGDGPCNKERLAVRRSAEERGKWVREALRASAKKYVAPLA, from the coding sequence ATGTACGGTGGTGGAAATACATTCGAAAAATTGCAGGGAACAGACCTTCAGCAGGAAGATCCGCAGCAGTTAGAGGCTTTTGAAGCCCGTATACAGCGTGGTGAAAAAATTGAGCCTTCTGACTGGATGCCGGAGCTATACCGCAAGCAGCTTATCCGTATGATTGAGCAGCATGGCCACAGTGAGATTATTGGGGCCCTGCCCGAAGGAACCTGGATTACACGCGCTCCCGGCTTTAAGCGCAAGCTCTCGCTTATGGCCAAGGTGCAGGATGAGGTAGGCCATGCGCAGCTGCTCTATGCCGCTGCCGAAACACTTGGAAAGCCAAGAGAGCAGATGATCGACGACCTGATCAACGGAAAATCAAAATACTCCAACATTTTTAACTATCCTGCCTTTACCTGGGCCGATGCCTGTACCATTAGCTGGCTGGTAGATGCCGGCGCCATTGTAAACCAGTTGGCCAACAGCCGGGGCAGCTATGCGCCTTATTGCCGTGCTTTGGAGCGTATTTGTGCCGAGGAAAGCTTTCACCTGAAATACGGACACCACGCTGTTACTTACCTGGCAACCGGATCGGCAAAACAGCGCGAAATGATGCAGGCAGCCTTAAACCGCTGGTGGGGTCCGCTGATGCACTTTTTCGGGCCACCGGATAAAATGAGCGTGCACACCGAAACCCTGATGCGCTGGAAGGTTAAAATGGCCTCTAACGACGATATGCGCCAGCAGTTTCTGGATATGTATGTACCCAAGATTTATGAGCTTGGCTTAACCATACCAGATCCTAATCTTAAAAAGAATGAAGAAAGCGGCAAATGGGACTATACCGAACCTGATTGGGACGAGTTTAAGCGTGTGATCAATGGTGACGGCCCCTGCAATAAAGAGCGTCTGGCCGTGCGCCGTTCTGCCGAAGAACGTGGCAAATGGGTAAGAGAAGCCCTGAGAGCTTCGGCTAAAAAATATGTGGCACCACTTGCTTGA
- a CDS encoding transcriptional regulator, tetr family protein (COG1309 Transcriptional regulator), translated as MPSKKKQVELTATTLFQERGYAATSMRDMAQALGIEAASLYSHIRSKEEILQNICFRMARMFFEAQDEALAGFSGTAAEKLARAIVAHVKVITEDKSASAVFFTEWRHLSEPHLEEFKQMRNRYEGKFREILHEGLRNGEFVALDERFAVLTILSALNWTHQWFKATGPMSAEEIGQRLADVILNGLKKK; from the coding sequence TTGCCCTCTAAAAAGAAACAGGTAGAATTAACAGCTACCACTTTATTTCAGGAACGTGGCTATGCAGCTACCTCCATGCGCGATATGGCACAGGCGCTGGGCATTGAAGCAGCCAGTCTCTATTCACACATACGCTCCAAGGAAGAGATCCTGCAAAACATCTGCTTCAGGATGGCGCGCATGTTCTTTGAAGCACAGGACGAAGCACTGGCAGGTTTCTCCGGAACGGCTGCTGAAAAGCTGGCCAGAGCGATTGTTGCACACGTAAAGGTTATTACGGAAGATAAGTCTGCATCGGCAGTATTCTTTACCGAATGGCGCCACCTTAGTGAGCCCCATCTGGAAGAATTTAAGCAGATGCGTAACCGCTACGAGGGTAAATTTCGTGAAATACTACATGAGGGCTTAAGGAACGGAGAGTTTGTAGCTTTAGACGAACGTTTTGCTGTGCTAACCATCCTTTCTGCTCTTAACTGGACACATCAGTGGTTTAAAGCCACAGGTCCTATGTCGGCCGAAGAAATAGGACAACGGCTGGCCGACGTAATTTTAAATGGATTAAAGAAAAAATAA
- a CDS encoding D-xylose transporter subunit XylF (COG4213 ABC-type xylose transport system, periplasmic component) produces the protein MKKIFRLLVELLVIVLLALLTLPAGLLAQQKTKTPKVGFCLDDYNAERWHHDRDIFVSKVKELGGEVVVEVAYSETEAQIKQIRKMVEEGVQVIVIVPSDGNALTAVIAEAKKKGVKIIAYDRMIMQANIDYYISYDSEMVGELMATYMVKQKPNGAYAILSGPDSDTNAGMYRNGQLRVLQPHIDKGNIQLVYDDKVGEWTEMDAMIQVNEFLDQYTGKLDVVLAANDGLASGVIMALNDNGRAGTALVSGQDAELTACKLIYKGEQAMTIYKPVNKLATEAAILAVQLANGQPVKAKMRSISNGNKKVASLLFAPIAIDRHNMAATVLKDYKIAEHDLMK, from the coding sequence ATGAAAAAAATCTTCCGACTGCTGGTAGAACTTCTGGTTATTGTTCTGCTTGCACTCCTTACCCTGCCTGCCGGTCTGCTGGCACAGCAAAAGACTAAAACTCCCAAAGTTGGCTTCTGCCTGGATGATTATAATGCAGAACGCTGGCATCATGACAGAGACATTTTTGTGAGCAAAGTAAAAGAACTGGGAGGAGAAGTAGTGGTAGAGGTAGCCTATAGTGAAACAGAAGCCCAGATAAAACAGATCAGAAAAATGGTAGAGGAGGGGGTTCAGGTAATCGTAATAGTGCCCTCTGACGGGAATGCCCTTACGGCTGTTATTGCAGAAGCAAAGAAAAAAGGGGTGAAAATTATTGCCTACGACCGCATGATCATGCAGGCCAATATTGATTATTATATTTCTTACGACAGTGAGATGGTTGGAGAACTGATGGCTACCTATATGGTAAAACAAAAACCAAATGGTGCATACGCCATTTTGAGCGGTCCTGATTCGGATACAAATGCAGGAATGTACAGAAACGGCCAGCTGCGCGTATTGCAGCCCCACATCGATAAGGGAAATATCCAGCTGGTGTACGATGATAAAGTAGGGGAGTGGACCGAAATGGATGCTATGATACAGGTAAACGAATTTCTGGACCAGTATACAGGCAAACTGGATGTTGTGCTGGCGGCCAATGACGGACTTGCTTCAGGGGTGATTATGGCACTAAATGACAACGGACGTGCCGGTACTGCACTGGTGAGTGGCCAGGATGCAGAATTAACAGCCTGCAAGCTGATTTACAAAGGAGAGCAGGCCATGACTATTTACAAGCCAGTAAACAAGCTTGCAACAGAAGCAGCAATTTTAGCTGTACAGCTGGCAAATGGGCAGCCTGTTAAAGCAAAGATGCGCAGCATCTCAAACGGTAATAAGAAGGTTGCTTCCCTGCTGTTTGCACCCATTGCAATAGATAGGCATAACATGGCTGCCACCGTGCTGAAAGACTATAAGATTGCAGAGCATGACCTGATGAAATAG
- a CDS encoding peptidase M16 domain-containing protein (COG0612 Predicted Zn-dependent peptidases) — MLDRKNPPTYKKIDSIHLPEVAHQRLKGGIPVHIINAGKQPVLRLEFIVRNGAVSEKVLGQSFFATKMLTEGAGPYSSKEIANILDAHGAYVEHHPGLDYCTLTLYSLSKHLPRLLPLFRTILTEPRFPEQEFNILKDIKKQQIKVDETKNAVVAAKRFREALYGEHTYGRHLYQEDLERIRLEDVAQFYEDYIRNGFEIMLAGQVDQQVLDLLEQHFGDLPFRDSKGAALTVSGTGNPTRINVEKEESLQSSIRQGKVLFNITHPDFHKFTVLNTALGGYFGSRLMKEIREERGYTYGIYSNLIPLKNSGYFLIGTDVIGEHTEDTLNEIARQIGLLQTETIDPEELETIKNYMVGTYLGSLNTPFALADKFKTVYFNGLDLEFFNDHVSQIYDTSAEDIQRLATDYLEPNTFTTVVVGKV, encoded by the coding sequence ATGCTTGATCGTAAAAATCCGCCTACTTATAAGAAAATAGACAGCATACACCTGCCTGAGGTAGCACACCAGAGGCTTAAAGGTGGTATACCTGTCCATATCATCAATGCCGGTAAGCAGCCTGTGCTGCGTCTTGAGTTTATTGTAAGAAATGGCGCTGTAAGTGAAAAAGTGCTGGGGCAATCTTTTTTTGCCACCAAAATGCTTACCGAAGGTGCCGGCCCTTACAGCTCTAAGGAAATTGCCAACATTCTGGATGCCCACGGTGCTTATGTAGAGCACCACCCGGGCCTTGATTACTGTACCCTTACGCTGTACAGCCTAAGCAAGCATCTGCCCCGCCTGCTGCCCCTCTTCAGAACCATCCTCACGGAGCCTCGCTTTCCGGAGCAGGAATTCAATATCCTGAAGGACATCAAAAAGCAGCAGATAAAAGTAGATGAAACCAAAAATGCAGTAGTAGCAGCAAAAAGGTTCAGAGAAGCGCTGTACGGTGAGCATACTTACGGACGCCACCTTTATCAGGAAGATCTGGAGCGTATCCGGCTGGAGGATGTGGCACAGTTCTATGAAGACTACATCCGCAATGGTTTCGAGATCATGCTGGCCGGCCAGGTAGATCAGCAGGTGCTGGACCTGCTGGAGCAACATTTTGGCGACCTGCCATTCAGGGATTCAAAAGGCGCTGCCTTAACCGTAAGCGGAACAGGAAACCCCACCCGCATCAATGTTGAAAAAGAAGAGAGCCTTCAGTCTTCCATCAGGCAGGGAAAGGTGCTCTTTAATATCACACACCCTGACTTCCATAAATTTACGGTACTAAATACTGCCTTGGGAGGCTATTTTGGCAGCCGCCTCATGAAGGAAATAAGGGAGGAACGCGGCTATACATACGGCATTTATTCAAATCTGATTCCCTTAAAAAATTCCGGTTATTTTCTGATCGGTACCGATGTGATCGGTGAACATACAGAAGATACCCTGAATGAAATTGCACGTCAGATAGGGCTGCTGCAAACAGAAACAATAGACCCGGAAGAGCTGGAAACCATCAAAAATTACATGGTGGGCACCTATCTGGGAAGCCTCAATACTCCATTTGCCCTGGCCGATAAGTTTAAAACCGTCTATTTCAACGGCCTGGATCTGGAGTTTTTCAATGATCATGTCAGCCAGATTTATGATACTTCAGCAGAAGACATCCAGCGACTGGCAACAGATTATCTAGAACCCAATACCTTTACCACTGTAGTGGTAGGAAAAGTATAA
- a CDS encoding phosphatidylserine synthase (COG1183 Phosphatidylserine synthase) translates to MSIRHYIPNALTCSNLVCGCLGIVEVLEGNMIWGPYLIWLAAIFDFFDGFAARSLKVSSPIGGELDSLADMVTFGLLPSIILFAMLRETAVPAWVPYLAFIVAIYSAIRLAKFNVDTRQTTSFIGVPTPANALLISSFPLILQRQPGWEFMRHPAFLLAVAFIMSFLLVAELPLFALKFKDFSWAHNRVKYIFLVLSLLLIIFFNFVAIPLIILLYVLLSVFHKDPQVSR, encoded by the coding sequence GTGAGCATTCGCCACTATATTCCTAACGCCCTCACGTGCAGCAACCTGGTATGCGGATGCCTTGGCATAGTAGAAGTACTGGAGGGAAACATGATCTGGGGTCCTTACCTGATCTGGCTGGCCGCTATTTTTGATTTCTTTGATGGTTTTGCTGCCCGAAGCCTGAAAGTAAGCTCCCCTATAGGCGGAGAGCTGGATTCACTGGCCGATATGGTAACCTTTGGCCTGCTGCCTTCCATAATCCTGTTTGCCATGCTTCGGGAAACAGCCGTACCAGCCTGGGTGCCCTACCTGGCCTTTATTGTAGCCATATATTCGGCCATCCGGCTGGCCAAGTTCAATGTAGATACCCGCCAGACCACCAGTTTTATTGGGGTTCCTACCCCTGCCAACGCTTTGCTCATCAGCTCCTTTCCTCTGATTTTACAGAGGCAACCCGGCTGGGAATTCATGAGGCACCCGGCATTTTTGCTGGCGGTGGCCTTTATCATGTCATTTTTACTGGTGGCGGAGCTTCCGCTGTTCGCGCTTAAGTTCAAAGACTTTAGCTGGGCGCACAACCGGGTTAAATATATTTTTCTCGTCCTTTCGCTACTTTTAATAATTTTCTTCAATTTTGTAGCAATACCGCTTATAATTCTGTTGTACGTACTTCTTTCCGTATTCCACAAAGACCCTCAAGTATCGCGCTGA
- a CDS encoding Zn-dependent hydrolase (COG0491 Zn-dependent hydrolases, including glyoxylases) — MIKVESFTFNPFSENTFVLYDEESLQAAIIDPGCYEPEEQEQLQAFIEKKGLEPALLLNTHCHIDHVLGNWFVKTTWNLPLQIHQIEDQVLRAVPTYAPMYGFSRYQPTEPDAWLEEGQTLMLGKHKLKTLFVPGHAPGHVAFWQPEQKFCINGDCLFAGSIGRTDLPGGDHETLMRSIREKLFTLPDDTKIYCGHGPATTIKQEKLFNPFFSNLIA; from the coding sequence ATGATAAAAGTAGAGAGCTTTACCTTCAACCCCTTTTCAGAGAATACTTTTGTACTTTATGATGAAGAAAGCCTTCAGGCTGCCATCATAGACCCGGGCTGCTACGAACCCGAGGAACAGGAGCAACTGCAGGCTTTCATAGAAAAAAAAGGGCTGGAACCCGCCCTGCTGCTCAACACCCATTGCCACATAGATCATGTGCTTGGCAACTGGTTTGTTAAAACCACCTGGAACCTCCCCCTGCAAATACACCAGATAGAAGATCAGGTGCTGCGTGCCGTGCCTACCTATGCGCCCATGTACGGATTTTCGCGCTACCAACCCACAGAACCAGATGCCTGGCTGGAGGAGGGCCAGACCCTGATGCTGGGCAAGCACAAGCTTAAAACACTTTTTGTGCCGGGACATGCCCCGGGCCATGTGGCCTTTTGGCAGCCCGAACAAAAATTTTGCATCAATGGCGACTGCCTTTTTGCCGGCAGCATTGGCCGCACCGATCTGCCCGGTGGCGACCATGAAACACTGATGCGGAGCATTCGTGAAAAACTTTTTACCCTGCCTGATGATACTAAAATCTATTGTGGCCATGGTCCTGCTACTACCATTAAGCAGGAAAAGTTATTCAATCCATTCTTTAGCAATTTAATCGCGTGA
- a CDS encoding FAD dependent oxidoreductase (COG0665 Glycine/D-amino acid oxidases (deaminating)) has translation MKVDALLIGQGLAGTLLSYNLLKQGFSVLVMDQPRLTASSRVAAGLYNPITGRQMVKTWWADRLFPLIPEAYGELEQLCQDQFLHQMPIYRPFFSIAEQNDWFGRWSDAAFAPYIEQVHTTPAFTPWVKNPFGGLQLKQTGWIDIPRLLEGWKAYLLARESFRPDIFQEDVLEIGGEGVKYQDVEARWVIYCNGTAQLQSSYWQWLPLRPVKGDVLLLEADAPLNIIPNRGVFMVPAGAGRFRAGSTYNHQDLHLRPDPKARQEIEEKLADLVDMPWKVLEQQVGIRPATKDRRPMLGPHPEHKFMYVFNGLGTKGVSLAPYCAEMLTQHLKNGSDLATEICIERFYSLY, from the coding sequence ATGAAGGTTGATGCACTGCTCATAGGCCAGGGACTGGCCGGAACCCTTTTGTCTTACAATTTACTGAAGCAGGGGTTTTCTGTTCTGGTAATGGACCAGCCCCGGCTAACGGCTTCCAGCCGGGTGGCAGCGGGTTTGTATAACCCCATTACAGGCCGGCAGATGGTAAAAACATGGTGGGCCGATCGCCTGTTTCCGCTTATCCCCGAGGCTTATGGGGAGCTGGAACAGCTTTGTCAGGATCAGTTTTTGCACCAGATGCCCATTTACCGCCCTTTTTTTTCCATTGCAGAACAAAACGACTGGTTTGGCCGCTGGAGTGATGCTGCCTTTGCACCTTATATTGAGCAGGTACATACGACCCCTGCCTTTACCCCCTGGGTCAAAAATCCCTTTGGAGGCCTGCAGCTGAAACAGACTGGCTGGATTGATATTCCGCGCCTGCTGGAGGGCTGGAAGGCTTACCTGCTGGCACGTGAAAGTTTTCGCCCTGATATTTTTCAGGAAGACGTACTAGAAATAGGGGGAGAAGGCGTTAAGTACCAGGATGTTGAAGCACGCTGGGTTATTTACTGCAATGGTACTGCACAGCTGCAGAGCAGCTACTGGCAGTGGCTGCCGCTGCGCCCGGTAAAAGGCGATGTTCTTTTGCTGGAAGCAGATGCCCCACTAAACATTATTCCGAACAGGGGCGTGTTTATGGTACCTGCAGGAGCGGGTCGCTTTAGGGCTGGCTCTACCTATAATCACCAGGATCTGCATTTAAGGCCGGATCCTAAGGCACGACAGGAGATTGAAGAAAAGCTTGCTGATCTGGTTGATATGCCCTGGAAGGTGCTGGAGCAGCAGGTGGGTATACGCCCTGCTACAAAAGACCGCCGGCCTATGCTGGGGCCGCATCCGGAGCATAAATTTATGTATGTTTTCAATGGTTTGGGTACCAAGGGCGTTAGCCTGGCACCCTATTGCGCAGAAATGTTAACACAACACCTTAAAAACGGCTCAGATCTGGCAACAGAAATATGTATTGAGCGGTTTTATTCGTTATATTAG